Within the Solenopsis invicta isolate M01_SB chromosome 11, UNIL_Sinv_3.0, whole genome shotgun sequence genome, the region TTATCTCGTTATTTTTTGACGAAgtgagattataaaaaaaaaaatatctctccATTTACGCGATTTCACAAGAAGATATACGCTGTAATGTTTCATTATTCCGTTAATTAGTagtgaaaaagaatttattcaGAGTTACTTACTCCGTGCTTTTGTATGACATCATCATCGCGTGCAAGTCTTTTTAAAAGCTAATGACGCGTCAAGCACTGAGACAAATCAACTAGCACTTTTAGATAATTTCTTtagctttaatatttttcaaaattaatattgcgGATGGACCACCAAAGAGAGTTTCGCTTTTGAACGGCGAACGGTTCTCCGGCTACAGAAGGATCTTAGGATAGAGTCACCGTTAGAATCGCATTAGTATCGCTTGATAGATCCCCGGTATTAGCGTCGTGTCGACCTCCGGGGGATAGTCCTGTCGGAGAATAGGGAGCAGTTAGATCGCGGTATTGTGACCAGCGAACCTGCAGGAAGTCTAAACGGTACCGGCAATCGGCAGatgtctttctctctcgctccgtGTCTCCCTTTCATACTCACTCGAGACCGGTAAATGCTAGTAATCGCTTCTTGATCCTTTCTAACCTGCCTTAACCCCCTCGCGACAAGAGTTATAGCAATTAGTTTTATTTGAACTACCATGAGGATTTTGAGCCGGGTTCGCACCTGAAAATCTTATCAATGCACCGAGAATTCGTGATTTCACTTTTTAAAGAACGTAGCAGAGAAAGCATTGATCGTCGTCCCTTGATTTCATTTGTATCTAGAAATAATTGATTGGATTTCTAGAATTCCAGAAACTTACTACTAATGAGaaggaaataattaaattacttaaaataagaacaaaagtGATTAgtgataaaattgtatataattagtCAGTGTAAAGgaaacataaaatttgtaaaaagtcGAAGACTACAAACAAGACTCGCTGTCGACGTACATTTCGGACCACTGTAATTTATcgctataaaataaaacaaaatctagATTCGTGAGAGTTATCCCCGCGTCACTGATTGATAACCACCGCGTCGAACAATTAATTCTTTGCAGTCCCgattaaaagattataaaactTGCTTCCGAACCAAATCAAATTTTACgaaataatgtacaataataaaataatataataataaaataatttttttaggatagctaataaaaattttaaatgattaaaaattttgatgtcAATTTTACGTGGACGATATACGACTGCGAAGAATTAAAATTCGCAGTATCCTTTCGCGTGCAGATGTTCACGGCTGATCGCGATTTCGGTCGTCAATCATCTCCTTGTCACTGCTACTCGACCGGCTGCGCGTCTGACTTCGATCCCGACTACGGCTCTGGTGTCTGGACGGCGTCTGGTTGCTCTTATACAAATAAGTCATGTCCTTTCGGAGGTTCTCCACCGGGGAATTTCTCAAAGTGTCCTCCGCGCGCTTCCTGAGCGAGCACTTGTTGCACCTGGCTGCGAGGGACCTCGTTCTAGCCGGAGGACTTCCTCTGCTTCTTGTGCTTCtgcttctcctcctcctcctcctcctccttcctctGCCCCTGCCCCTGCCTCTACCTCTGGCCGCCCTGCCTCTGCCCCTGCCTCTCCTGCGGCCTCGACGACCTCGTCCTCGCCTTCGCGATACTCCACGGCCACGTCGTCGCCTCCTTCGCCTTCTCCTGCCTTGCTCCAAGGGCGCTACGGTATGCGCTTTGTACATCATTTCAGGATCCGTATTCAGGCTGTAATAACCACGGTCCCTTTTCAAGATACCGTAGTCCAAGCCGCGTTTCAAGGCAGCATAtatctgcaaaaaaaaacatttgttacaTAACTAATAAACTTCTTGTATGATTAACAAACTGCTTCACTGCATTTGTTAACctacaatttctaataaatttttttctgttttttaagtaatataatgtaatcaaatcaagtaattttaagatatttttttgaaatttaaaagattaaaataataagtattgatattaattattacatattaattacttctgagagagagagagagaataagaaattaatattgataggagagttgtaaataataaatgaaataatacatgGAACATGCTTTTTATGCGAGAAAATGGAGAATATCGATAAAAggatttttgtatattaattatattaaatacctGTTTTTGTATGCTGGAATCCGTCCCCGTATATTGAGATTTAATGTAACTCATGATTTCTTTCGACGTCGAACCACGAATTTCCCGCAGATTGCGAATGGCGGAGGCCACCAGGGCCGACATCTTTGGCTTCGTCATATTTCACCCTTTCTTGTCTCTTCTATCTCCTTTGAAGAAATTCCAAGACGGATAATGCCGTTATGTGCCGTCTCATGAGCAGCTTTCGTCAGAATTTTAGAGGCCACATGCGAAGAGCTCGTAGAAGTCGAAGGTCGCAAGAAGATCGTCGCCGACGTTAATTTCAGCGATCCGCTTATCATCTGGCGCAATCCGTGATGATCTGGATGATAAATGATCGCGGTGGCTCCTTTGCGATTTTCCGAAATGCGCGACGACGCTGAGATTACTTAGACTCGGTGAACGCGAACACTTGGAGACGGCACATTTAAGCCGGCGCTTAAATAATCACTAAGAAGATTTAATAACCGATAAAAATCGGTTATATCAAGATGCCGAATATAATTTTGGGAAGAGAGGATGGAATGTGTTGCTCGTCGATGGCCTGTCCGGAGATAACTGAACTGTTGTTATTGATGCGCTATTTTGTCCGTTGCGCGTTGCTAGGAAGAGGCCACGGAAACTAGATTCGGATCGCTCAAAAAGTGAAGATCTCCAAATGATACCccgaaattttattcaaatcgCAAACAAATGCGATGTTGTAGAAATAATTCGATGCGTAAATTACATGCTTAGTGAAATTAATATTAGCATAAGAAAAGCGGATATTAGCATGCATGAAAAACGCGTTTCTTATTTTTACCTCTCTAAGaagatttctttcatttaatcGACACGAGATTATGATACCACGCTAATTCTCACGTTATATAATcgagttatattaataattacgagatatattattagtattagCATATCGAAAGAATCCCAAATAAATTCAAGCAATAATTTAGAAGAAAACGCATTGGCCATAATAACAAGAAATAAGTAGTCTCGCACGTTAAGTTATGCAACTGTCGATGTTGATCATTGAATAGCCTCGTTTCTTGCTCTTCATCGCTCATTTCATATTCCTCGGGCGCGCGCGCGGTATCCTTTTTTACATTTCCCGCATAATTAGCTTCGTCGCCACACGTGCATTGCGATAACACGCGTAAGGTAAGGTAACACGTAAAGTACCACCGGCCGGGTAAATATCGTGTCACGTAACCGAGACGCACCACTCCTATTCAAAGCGCCTTAATTAATACGCGCCTCGTTTTAACACTCACAACATCCTGGCAcgcataattaagaaaaataagcgACTCGATCAATTATCAGCGATGTGTTGACCGATGATCCGCACGCGTGACTTTTCGATCGATCGCGGTCGTTTGTAATCCCTATCCGTGCATTTATCATCGCGATGAAtgtaatataagtaatattaataacgaCAAAACGTTTGCGGCGTTGCTCAAGATAAAGAGCGCGGCGCGGAATCGTGCCTCGCTCGTGATCGCGTCTCTCGCTCGTTGCTGAATGCAAATGCGCCTCGGGCTGCAACACCCTGTGTGTATCTTGGAATCGCGACGGTGAGCGGTCTGCAACATTGTGACTGTATAAATCTAATGGAGGTTTGGGGTCATCACGTCGGGATTCACCCCGGGCTTTGTATATGAAATTGCGCTACCGCATACGCAGTGCGGTAGCTCGCGGTAATATACGACGAGACGCGCGCTCTCGCGAgggtttctctctttctccggccGCGTCTCGCGACTCGTCTCATTATCCGTCCTTAACGGTGCATGCCGTCGCTggtaagagaaaaagaaaacgtcGCGATTCCAAGTCGCCGCGCGCGCGGAACGCGTGTATATCCCCCGACGAGACGACGACGACTTGCCACCTCGTCCGGTAATTGGACAGTCGTGGGGATAGCCGCGGTTTACAGGAATAACGCGGCAATTTAGCCGGCCGCTTAAGTCGCTACGCGCTCGCTCGCGCCGACGATTTCGTTCGGTAATCAGCACCAGGTGTCGCGAAATGCCGCCTTTCTTCGAATGCGCACACCTGCTTGTAAATGCCCACGTCTATACcccaataattatttatcaacgTCGCGTTGAGAGCGGGGGCACGACAAGTCAGCGGCGGCATCCCGGCAGCTTCGGCATTCGTTCGGGccttttattattcattgaTCGCGGCGACGACGGCACACTTAGATCTCCTCCTCGTTTCTATCCGCTGCAGTATTTCTTCTTCGCGacacgacgcgcgcgcgcgcgcgcgcgtgcgttggAACGATTGCAAGTGCCGGTGTATTTCCGTAATTAAATTCAATCGACGTGCCGCGCGAGCGTAATCCACGATATATCATTCGCGACGGCAAAGGCGGTGGCTTTACTCCATCGCCAATTGCGTTGTTGCCCGTCGTATGGTACACGTCGTAGATTGAATTTGCATTAGTTGCCTCTGAAAGCGAAACTTTGTTCCGTGATTACGTCAATTCCAATTCTCGTTTCGATGCAGCAACTCACGGGCGGGGGTCCGTGCCGATGTCGCGGGACATTGCTTCACCGTGAAGGGAACACCGGCAAAACCGAATCTCGAGGAACTTCTAGGAACGTGACATCGTAACGTCACTCGACGCTCGAGCGAACaaaccggcgcggcgcgctcTGTTCCAAGATTTCGTTATTCGCTTCGCCGAGAGCGCGGGACTCCGACCGGGCGACAGGACCCTAACAAATGTCGCGCGTCAGGACAATTGCGCACGGAATTCGCCGCTCCCACGACGAGCGCGCTGTTCCCGACGCCGCACCGCGGGAGGACGATGAGCGACGCAATCCAGAGCACACGGTTCCTCACgtgccgcaccgcgccgcgcgctCCGATGGAACCACCACTCGGCTCACCACGCTTCATGCGTTTATCacacgtgtatgtgtatgtacgtgtgtgGGGGAGTCATCACCTCCCTCACCGCGGGATGTCCGGTTGGACGGAATGTGGCGAACCGAGCGTGACGATTGCCCACCGAGGCATTTTTACACCTACGCTCACTCTTTCCAGGAATCCATCGATCCCGATCCTCCACACCTCGCGGCGTCTAATCACCGTGACTTCGCCAGCGTACTTTCTTCTTCTAAGACAATGCCGGGGCTTCCCGGAGCGCGTATGCGCGTCCGCGATTTTACTCGACGTGGACTACTTCTTGTTGCTCGGAAAGTCGTTAGAATGCTGCGAGAGGAACGCGGGACCTTACTAGCAAGAAGGCTAAGTTCTGCCGATCACAGATCTTTCGCCTTTTACGATCGCAACGGTCTGTTACGAGGCATACTTCGATGAATCCTCCACTGTAGAGTGCTCGATTTCCGTCAATTATAATACCAgtcatcttttatttatttatctacattACATTACAAAGTATGAATCCAATAGTAAATAAtgagattttataaattgtttaattgtcCACGACCATCTCTTATTTTCTCAATTAGTTTCTCAATCGTTGTTCAATAGCTCGAGAAATATTAATACGTCGACGTTTCAATTAAGGAAAAATCGAGGCTGTTTTTCTATTATGTATCTgtcgttaaaattgaaagacaCTTTTAATACATCCTGTGTAGAAAttccatcatttttttttcgcttAACCGTAGGGTTAATTGCTACCTGTAAAGATCAAAAGACCTAAGGCTGCGACAACTATCTTGAGAGGTTTCGCGGTTCGAGGACACGACTCAATTGCGCTTCGAAATATACCCGGAGGACGCTTATTAAATGACAGTAGAGTCCGCATGTGGAAAGACACAACCCTCGCGACACTGGCGCCGTTCGGTCGACCAATCGACGTGTCGATCGGCACTTTGTACATCGGGTACCACGATCATTGCGATTGGCCGATCGGGCACCTTTCTGCCTTCCGCAACCGACAGTCGCGCATAAGTCGAACGTATTATTCGCTTTGCATACTTGACCGGCGGCA harbors:
- the LOC105208059 gene encoding octapeptide-repeat protein T2; the protein is MTKPKMSALVASAIRNLREIRGSTSKEIMSYIKSQYTGTDSSIQKQIYAALKRGLDYGILKRDRGYYSLNTDPEMMYKAHTVAPLEQGRRRRRRRRRGRGVSRRRGRGRRGRRRGRGRGRAARGRGRGRGRGRRRRRRRRSRSTRSRGSPPARTRSLAARCNKCSLRKRAEDTLRNSPVENLRKDMTYLYKSNQTPSRHQSRSRDRSQTRSRSSSSDKEMIDDRNRDQP